TCGTCCATTTCATTGTACCGATTCCACGAATAACGAACAACGTTTCCTCAAAAAATATCGATGATAACGAAAGGGAGTGACGAAAGATGTATGTTGGTCGAGATATGGCCGAATTGTCTATGACACCATATTCCGAATGGAAAGAGAGTGAACTGGTCTTTTTCCATCATTCACTACAACAAATGGTGCCGTATTTAAATCAAGAAGGACAGCAAATTCATAAGAATATTGTGAAGGAAATTGAAAGACGAGGCGGGTTAAAACGAAATGAAGCGGATTATACGCACGGAACAAGAATTAGTTACGATTAAAATGAAAAAGGAGTGGCTGTTGCCCTCCTTTTCTTATGCTTTAAGTACTTTTTCACTTTACGTTCTATGCTGAATACTTTCTGTTTGGACCTTTTTACTTTACGTTCTGTGCTAAATACTTTCTGTTTGGACCTTTTCACTTTACGTTCTATGCGAATACTTTCTGTTTGGACCTTTTTACTTTACGTCTGTGCTAAATACTTTCTGTTTGGACCTTTTTACTTTACGTTCTGTGCGATACTTTCTGTTTGGACCTTTTTACTTTACGTTCTGCGCGATACTTTCTGTTTGGACCTTTTTACTTTACGTTCTGTGCGATACTTTCTGTTTGGACCTTTTTACTTTACGTTCTGTGCTAAACACTTTCTGTTTGGACCTTTTTACTTTACGTTCTGTGCTAAATACTTTCTGTTTGGACCTTTTTACTTTACGTTCTGCGCTTAATACTTTCTGTTTGGACCTTTTTACTTTACGTTCTGCGCTTAATACTTTCTGTTTGAACCTTTTTACTTTACGTTCTGTGGTCTTGGTAGGCTTTCCATATTCGTTGGTGCGAAACTGGGAAAGCATATTCGGTTAGTTCGTCTTCTGTTACAAGTTTCAGGTCGCATTTAGCCTCATCTATGTTTCCTTGAACAGTGCCTTCATATACGTCCATGTTCCAAATGAGATGGGAAAAAACGTGCTCAATTTTGGTAAACGGTTTTGCTTCAAGATTGACATGAAGACCGTATCGTTCTTTAAGTTCAAACGTCAATCGATCGTTCGGCGCTTGGAAGGGATCGGTTTCTACCGTTGGGAATTCCCAAAGGTTCGCTAACAGTCCTTCTTTCGGCCGTTTATGAATCGCCAAACGTCCCTTCTCATCCCGAAGAACTGCCACTAGCAATTGAACACGTTTTACTTTTTGTTTTTTCGTTTTTACTGGGAGCTGTTCATGGACGCCTTCTTGAAATCCAAGACAATGTTCGCGTACGGGACATAATAAACAAGATGGAGAAGTTGGGGTACAAATGAGCGCTCCTAATTCCATCAATGCTTGGTTAAAATAGGATGGATTTTCATGAGAAATAAGAGCCGTTACCGCTTGTTCGAACACTTTCCGAGATGATGCTTTGGCAATGTCGTCCCAAATGGTCAAAATCCGGGAAAGTACCCGCATAACATTTCCATCTACTGCATGTTCAGGCACATCATAGGCAATGCTTAAAATCGCTCCTGCCGTATAAGGGCCCACTCCTTTCAATTTCGAGATTTCTTTTCTTGTTTTTGGTACGACCCCACCATATTTTTCTTTCACTTCGCGTACTGCCGTTTGTAAATTACGAACGCGAGAATAATAGCCAAGTCCTTCCCAAGCTTTTAACACTTCTTCTTCATCAGCCTCGGCTAATGCATCAATTGTCGGAAATTTTTCGATAAAACGGTTAAAATAAGGGATAACCGTATCGACCCGTGTTTGTTGAAGCATAACTTCAGATACCCAAATTTTATATGGGTCTTTATCTTTTCGCCATGGTAAATCTCGCTGCTCTCGTTCAAACCATTGGATTAAATCGCGTTGAAATTGTTTGATTGGAAAATTTTCTAGTTGCTTTAATGGTTGCATGTATACCTCCATGATGTTACCATTTCTTCAAATTGGGAATATATTATGTACGGAATCGTTTCACACCATAGCACTGAATACACCTTACCCCTCCATGCACATATCGGTCAAGTAAACCAAATACAGCATGGTGGCGCGAAGTACGTAATTTTTTTAAAGCAAAGTAATGCGACTCGGTCGGTACGATAAACCATTCGGTCATTTGCTTCAAGTGATCCGATGTCCATTCCCACCGAATGTTTGCTGCTTCGTAATTTTCCAAATGATGAGCGACGTCGTACATCAGTTGCTCATACTGAGGAATAAACGATTCATGAACTTCATATTGAAGAAACATTTGGACGAATGGTTTCATATTGAAAAACTCCTTTTTACCTTACCATTTTTTCATAAAAAGCCAAAGAGGGGAGCGTTTCCTTCCCTTTTAATCCACTCCCATGTACATCAATTAAAGGAGGGGACTTAGTGGATACTGGTACACACATCGTGATGGGGGTTGCTTTAGGCGGCCTAGCCACATTAGACCCGGTTATTGCTAACGATCCAATTACCGCCCAAAGTGTATTAATTGGAACGATTATTGGATCCCAAATTCCAGATATTGATACCGTATTGAAGCTAAAAAATAATGCCGTATATATTCGACATCACCGCGGAGTTACTCATTCAATTCCAGCTGTTATTATTTGGCCTCTTGTGATTATGGTTGGTTTGATCATCTTTTTTCCTGAGGCCAACATGTTTCACTTATGGATTTGGACGTTTCTTGCCGTTTTCCTCCATGTATTTGTCGACATCTTCAACGCCTATGGCACACAAGCGTTACGTCCGTTTTCGTCGAAATGGGTCGCTTTAGGGTGGATTAACACATTTGATCCGTTCATTTTTACAGCATTTGTCGGTGGACTCATCATTTGGGGGATTGGCGGTGACCCGGGTTGGACCTTTTTGTCGATTTTTCATTTAATCGTCGGCTACTACGGCATCCGATATTTTTATCAACGAATGTTGCGGCATATCATCCAACAGCAAATTCCCGATGCTAAACAGATCATCATCATTCCGACGATGCGCTTTTTCCAATGGCGCATAGCTGTGATGACACCATCGAAATTTTATGTCGGCAGAGCTCATAAACGGTCAGTAACCATTTTAGATGAATTTAGACGAAAAGCCGTACCGGACTCCCCGGTAATGGAAGCAGCGAAAAAAGATAAAAACATATCCGCTTTCCTATCGTTTTCTCCGATGCATCGGTGGGAAGTAAAAGAAACAGATGATTACGTAGAAGTACGATTTATCGATCTCCGTTACCGAAGCAACGGACATTATCCATTTGTCGCCATTGTTCATTTGGATGACAACTTGAAAATTATACGTTCTTATACCGGCTGGGTGTTTAGTGAAGATCGCTTACAGAGAAAATT
The Bacillus sp. (in: firmicutes) genome window above contains:
- the mutY gene encoding A/G-specific adenine glycosylase, encoding MQPLKQLENFPIKQFQRDLIQWFEREQRDLPWRKDKDPYKIWVSEVMLQQTRVDTVIPYFNRFIEKFPTIDALAEADEEEVLKAWEGLGYYSRVRNLQTAVREVKEKYGGVVPKTRKEISKLKGVGPYTAGAILSIAYDVPEHAVDGNVMRVLSRILTIWDDIAKASSRKVFEQAVTALISHENPSYFNQALMELGALICTPTSPSCLLCPVREHCLGFQEGVHEQLPVKTKKQKVKRVQLLVAVLRDEKGRLAIHKRPKEGLLANLWEFPTVETDPFQAPNDRLTFELKERYGLHVNLEAKPFTKIEHVFSHLIWNMDVYEGTVQGNIDEAKCDLKLVTEDELTEYAFPVSHQRIWKAYQDHRT
- a CDS encoding metal-dependent hydrolase; the encoded protein is MDTGTHIVMGVALGGLATLDPVIANDPITAQSVLIGTIIGSQIPDIDTVLKLKNNAVYIRHHRGVTHSIPAVIIWPLVIMVGLIIFFPEANMFHLWIWTFLAVFLHVFVDIFNAYGTQALRPFSSKWVALGWINTFDPFIFTAFVGGLIIWGIGGDPGWTFLSIFHLIVGYYGIRYFYQRMLRHIIQQQIPDAKQIIIIPTMRFFQWRIAVMTPSKFYVGRAHKRSVTILDEFRRKAVPDSPVMEAAKKDKNISAFLSFSPMHRWEVKETDDYVEVRFIDLRYRSNGHYPFVAIVHLDDNLKIIRSYTGWVFSEDRLQRKLDTIENYS